The Coffea arabica cultivar ET-39 chromosome 9c, Coffea Arabica ET-39 HiFi, whole genome shotgun sequence nucleotide sequence tatttgaaacatcaaatatatatgaatatacctttattaatattaacatattattagatattttatatataatattttaatttttaaataatttttatttatgacgtcattcGGTTCGACCCCCTATCGACCTCCGGTCGAACCCATTAACCCCTGACTcctgacctcggccgagtcgatacccggtccggttctgaaaacatagtttttctttttaggtAAACTATTAACTTCTAATGAATGTTATGGCAGGAACAGGTCTCTAGTAGAACCAAGCTACTACTTACCAATCTGTAACCAACAAACACAAATTCAACTAGCCAAAACTGAGCAAGTAGACTCAGTTTACAATTTCATAGTATACTTATCATCTGTAACAGAAGATTTACAGGTTTGATttcatttctttgaaaaaccaaaaaaaaaaaaaaattctgaaaaaaaGACATGGATGTGTGCAAACTTCAACCCGAAAacggaaagaaagaatgaaaataTGAATCTTATGGTCTTCTATTCCTCTGCCATTTGCATGAGAGAGCGATCGAGACCCTATCTACCCATTCATTGCATTTTACTGCAATCAAAACTCCATGGCCAGTTGAGTATGAGTTGGCGATCGAGTAAGTGATCAACGAACATTGACAGTTATTGAATTGCCGGCAACTATGCTGAATTAATTAATGTCTTCTCTTTAATTAGCTTTCCTTTTCGTTTACTcagatattttttttctttttggatttaTCATATACATCTAGCTGTTTTAGTCGTTGGTTATTGATTGGTACAGGGACTCAttcatttcttcccttttccatCGAAAATTACCTTAGAAAGATAATCATATCCATGTACAACTTAGCTGTGAGCTACTACTAGTTCCCTTGATCATGAattcatgcttttttttttttttttttaaagcataCAAAAGCAAAGTGGTACTTTTTCCCAAGCATCATTATTGTGTTCACGTACGAAGTTCTTGCAATCAAGATATATGTACAATCTCGTCTTAATTTTACGTTGTAATAGTTTTGTTAGTGCAGATAATGAAAACGAAAGCCGCTTGGACATGTAAAGAAGTTGGGTACGTAGTATAATAATTAATGTGTCTTATTTTGTGGCTTGCTAATAGATCGAATTCCAAACTAGCTAGGTATGGTATGGTTGGAAGAAGGGTCAAAATTTCTCTGTACGTAGCGCTGCTTTTGAGTAGAAAACCTCAATTGACTTATTGCAGCATGCATGTGATTTAGTTATTCTTGGAGAACAGGAAAAGGAGACTCATCAATAATTTCAAGAACAGAAGACAATAATCTCTGTGTTCAGAACTTCAAATTGTGCCTATCCTATTCATTTTTTGTCGGCCATAATGATCAAAATGGCTTCGGTTACATTCCAAGCTAGCAACTTGTGTGTGTTAATTAGGTGAAAGTAGTATTACCTAATTAGTGAAGACACAAATTGAGTAGGTCTTTTTTGAGCTTAATTTGAACAAATAATTAGGGCATTTGGTGTTTATAATTGAAAATGATACTGCCTATGTCTTTTCATACAAATCATTCTGTCGTCAACCAGGTGCAACAACTCAAGTAATAGGGCCCGAATCATGTGATATCAATTCCCTTGTAGTACAAGAGGATTTAAGAGCCTGAAGGATTGggtgagaattgcaaaccaccttttttttttttttttttttttttagaatttgaATCTAAAACCTCTTATTTACAATTCCTTCCACCTTATCACCCAACCTCGCCTGCAAACTGCAATCGACCCTGATGGCTAGAAATTGTCGATATGGCATTTCCAAACTTAACCGATCGGGCCTATATAGAGGGTGAAAAGacattaatgagtgtgtttggattgagattgCTGAAGATGGAGCCTCAGGTCCCTGGTTCGAACCTTGCTGCCAGCAAGTTGCTGAGGGTGGTGAATAGTCTGCGGGGTCCACTCCCTGCGggacacaccaaaaaaaaaaaaaaagtgtgtttggattgacatgatttgaaaaaaataatttgcttcacaaatcccaatcacctttttatctcacatataccgcatcacaaaaagtgctacaataattatctcaaataaactcctatccaaacaaactcatacATTTATTGTTTTTTGTTCAGTTTGTCTTGTCTATTAATTTGGAACGAAAATGGTAAGTTCCatcagtaaaattttttttttttttaaagagccAAAAAAGGAAATAGATGCGGGTAATAGAAATTACTTTGCTTACATTGGCTGGAAAGCACGTCTCTGATGTTATATATATGCTCAACTTCTTTATGAACTTTTTTAAAGATATATTATTCTGCCCTACTTTCTTAAAATGGAATATTTCCTTCTCAAAGAATAATTAATTTCGTCGTGTAATAATACTTGCAAACCCAACCTTAATTGCTTCCTTTGCATGTGTTTTCCATTTAATTTTTGAGGATACTAAACTACTTGATCTCATCTAATCTATCTTGCTAGTATTAATTTAAACTCCAAGGACGTCCCAGTGTATTTAATTTCTTAGCATGTGGGATCTATATATTAAGGTTTAGGCATATATAATTTAACATTCATTCCACCCCTGCAGATAGTAGTGTAAATGAAAGTTCTAACAACATAGCGATGGTTATATTAATTATTGCTCGCAATGGTATAAAACTTTATTAAACCATGACATGTGGTGGTTGAAGGAATTGAATTGCTTAGGATTTTGTAGACGTATGATAAGATTAGGGGGAGATGATATGATTAAATATGGAATAGGCCCTCAAATTGAGTAGCTGGAGTACTACCCCACCTCATTTATTTTAATCACATGGCATCATTGCTCTGatcaagtctccccttgtctAGCTCATGcaataatttcttttcttcttaaaTCTGTGCTGAACCATGCACAAAGTATGTTTCGTATTTTGACTCAAATTTTGCTATTAAACAAACAATAAACTACGTtatttattgcatttcaatGTGACCTATATATAAGAAATCCTGTTTACCCTTAATATCGTTAGCTTAATGATCAACTGACTGGCATCTAAGCATGCATATCAGCAGCAAAGTAATTTCGTTTTGGTTCCAATTGTAACTTGAATAGTGGGAGGCATAGGAATTCGTACTACTTTTGATAATAGTTTTGTCAcatacttttttgtttttaatattTAAGCTACATGTTCACCAAATACTATATATTAAAGTAGAACATTTACCgtcacactttttttttttttaatcaaaggGTCTTTCTGACGGGTGAGCactcgttaaaatatatttcaggtATCATATCTTTGGAAATGCAAGATTAATTAGAAAAGGTAAATAAATACAACGGAGGGTAGAtaagattaaattaaaaaaaaagagtatataaatgcaaagtaattgttagtatgtgtgtgtgtgtgtgtgtatatatatatatggtaggTTAATTAGGTGAATTTTAGATGTATTAACATGTGCCTAAAAGGCACTCGTTATAAAAACCCtttatcaaaaaataaaaaagaccgAATTATTTGAAATCGACACAATTTTCTGAAAATATAATGCTTCTAGACTTATGCAACAATTAAGAGTCCAAACATGAAATTAATGTACTCCAAAATTGCTGCAATATAATGCTTCTAGATTTATGGGACAATTAGTAGTCCAATCATGAAATTATTGTACTCCAAAATTGTTGTAGTATTTTTCTAACTGCCGTTAGCACATTTAAAATTCACATAAcctaccatatatatatatatatactaataattatcgTCCTCCCTTGTatttttctatgcattttttgCCATTAGTGCAGCTTTTTTCGTCAAGCAAATCGTATCGTATTAGACGATCTTCAACTAATTCATTAATAATATTAGCTTctgttttatcaaaaaaaaaaaaaagaaattatgttGTTTCCTCCTGTCAGACCAGAACAACCTGTAATACAGTATAGACAATCATTGGCTCCCTTTTGTTTGCTGATTAAGATTTGTTAGGGACACTGAATCAGCAAATCATTGGCCAGTGTTAGTGTTACTAGCAAATCTGAAGATCTTGGAAAAAGACTTTGTAGTTGCAAATCAGATGTGTTAATTAGGAAAGCTTTTCAATGTTCTCTGAAAACCACGTTTAGAGGGTCTTTTTTGGCCAAATCAAACACCACATGCAAGTTCTCCGTCAGTGCATGCCTCAATCTAATAAGTAGATTTTCTTTCAATAATCGATCACCCTCGAAAACTGATTAATGACAACAAGGGCAATGATTCAACAAACTGACTAATAACGACAAGGAAAGCAACCTAATGATTCAACGAGGGATTGGGACAATCGGCACAAACGGTTGCAGGTGCAATCGTTTCTGTCAGTTGTGTGTATTTTTCACTGTACGTAACTTTGATTGTACACGATGTAACTTTCTTTGCATACGATGTAACTTTAGAataaatttttgtgaatttcacACACggcgtgaaaatcgagttacaagaTATGATTTGAACCGTACAAAATTTTTTGATCAAATCATGGCCATCAACTGCCAGGAACGGTTATCTCGCCCCATTTCCGATTGGAACAAACAACAAAAGGGCTTGCTGGATTCAAAAAAGTCTTAGGAAACACGCGTAGGGTTTGTGTCAACTTGATGTAACAGGTTTGACTCGCAacttgttgctctctctctgtctgtttttttttttttttggcttctaAAActgactatttttttttcaacttgcaccttttttttgttGCTTGGAGAACCACAATTGTCCAATTTTAGAGGTTCTAACTGTggctaattttttaaaaaatttttgcaaaGTAATAAAGCGTATAATTAATCCGACTTCTGGAGATAAATTAAGATTTCAAAACTAAAAGATTTAAGGTTAAAAGAAGCAGTAATAAAAGGGAAGTTTGCTTTGCCGGTTTCCCTTATCTTATCCCAATGCATAAAATACACAATATCAACACAAAAATGACTGCCTTTTAATTAACGTATCAAGTGGTAAAAGTGTACAGTTTACAACAGCTTGAAATTCTTGTTTATATAGACTCAAATTGGTCAgattttgtgatcaaaataagcATATATACTATTTTGACATTCATGACGGAATTCAACTGTCAATTTCCCATTCTTCCACGtaacctttttttcttttttctttttttttaaggagTAGATCTTATAATTTAAAAGGACAAACTCCACAAGTAATTATTTGGCAATAAGATTGATTAACAGATTAACTCAACTACTCCTTTTTCTTTCAATCAAATTGGTAAATGTTTAAAAGGTGCATTATTTCTTGGGCTGTAGAAAAAGGCATATTGATTGCTGCCAAGTGCCAATAGCTCCATTTCCTGTTTCAGTGGTCCTTGAGTTCAAGTCCTACTCCTCCACCAGTACTGGTAGACGAGCAATTTATGAGGGTTCAATGATCTCTCAAGCAGAACTAATATTATATAAATCCCCCCAACCTTCACCACTGCAACCAGCTCACTGCAACTACTGCATTCTATCAGCTTCTTCTGCAAAGCTGATCGCCATTTCTTTGCAGGGCATTTTCCATCCAACAATGAGGCAATCGTTCTCCTTCAGCTCATCCATTTTTGTAGCTTTGCTACTAGTACTGGCTGTTGCCTCAATAACCCCTCGAGCTGATGCCCGAGCATTTTTCATTTTCGGTGACTCCCTAGTTGACAATGGCAACAACAACTATTTGCTCACCAGTGCCCGCGCCGATGCACCGCCCTATGGCATTGACTATCCGACTCACCGCCCGACTGGCCGTTTCTCAAATGGCCTGAATATACCTGATATCATTAGTACGTACTACTTGAGCTTCTACTTGATTGATTATTCACTATTGTATGTCATTCAGAGGGGAATTCTGCGGTCCCTCTAAGGTATCGTAAAGAACAAGTATGGTACCTTAGATGTTTAATGGGGTATGAAATTTCCCTTCTTTTGTTAGCAATACTGGCAATTGATGGCACGTTAGAAATTTTATTGCATGGTACTAATTACGTACTGTATTACCACTACATATGTTGAATAATGTTGACACATTATGCATATTTAGGTGAGCGAATGGGCATGCAATCCCCGTTGCCGTATTTAGCTCCAGAGAATACGGGGCAGCGGCTGCTTAATGGTGCCAACTTTGCTTCTGCAGGAGTTGGAATCCTTAATGACACTGGCTTTCAATTTGTACGTCTAGTTGTGGGACAAATCAGCTGATTTGGaaccctttccttttcttttttccctctctGGAACTGATAATGTGTATTTACCATGGCTTGGTGTAAAGACtaggaaagaaacaaaattaactacttcTCTGCGTTCTGCAGCTGAACATAATCCGCATTACCAAGCAGTTGGAGTATTACCAACAATTCCAGACCCGAGTGGGTAGCCTTATTGGAGAACAACAGACCACACAACTTGTTAATCAAGGACTCGTTCTCATCACTCTTGGTGGTAATGATTTCGTCAACAACTACTATTTGGTGCCCTTCTCAGCACGATCCCGCCAATTTGCCCTGCCTGATTACGTCCGCTATCTCATTTCCGAGTATCGCAAAATTCTAATGGTAACTTCTTTTGCTCTACTTTTGGCAGTTCCCTCTATTTGGGGGCACAATAAGGTTAATTCACTGGGCGGAATGGCAATAGCACTAGCATTGACTAGAACAATTGAAGCTTCCTAACTTTAGCTAGCTTACTGTGCGCCATATTTCGGTAGAATTTAAGTTCATGCAAACGTGAATGTTGTGGCAGTTGAATGGTCATAAAATGCATGCCAAGTTGGTGCAGGCAACTGTGGGACAGAGGCATTTTGATGAGCTTTTACTTGACCATAAAAATTGACCGGTGGATGAGAATTTATTAAAACTTGAAAGGGCTCTTTCCCTATTCGTAGCAGTACATGCATGTTTCTTATGGGAAACAGGAAAAAGTGACGGAGAGATTATTTGTTATTGTTCACAAAAGATGGACTGTGGACTCGTATTTTTCTGCACCCCACCTATCAAGATCCAAAATGAATGAATTATGTACTACCAAAATATTATAGTTTGGTTTTCATATTTGAGAGACCCATAAAGCCATTTTAACTTCACCATTGTGCAGAGGCTGTATGAATTGGGATCCAGGAAGGTCATTGTAACAGGTACAGGTCCAATAGGTTGTGTACCAGCTGAATTGGCCCAGAGAAGTAGAAATGGTGAATGCTCAGCTGAATTGCAACATGCTGCTTCTTTGTTCAACCCACAATTAGCACAACTGATAAGTGATATAAACAGTCAACTTGGATCTAATGTGTTTATGGCTGCAAATACCATGGCAATGCACATGGACTTTGTCTCTAATCCTCAGGCATTTGGTAAGTCAAAACTCAATAATATAAGCATTAGTACCTCTCAGTTACATCTTGCAGTACGTGCTTCTCTGGTTCAGGCCACTTTATGAGAGAGTTAAATTCTCAACCACTTGAAATAGAGCCAGCTAATGGTAAACATGATTGCCAAGGCTAAAGAATTGCCAGACATTTATGGCAAGTATGGGAAATAATCGAGGACCACTTGGATAAAATATGGTAAGGAGGTATCACAGATTGATGGCAATACTCCTCCTAGCCTTTACGAGATTTACTAAATTGGTCCCTCTTGAGGGTAAAAAACAAAGGGTGGCCTAAAATCTTGCCCATGGACATTAACTAACACAGTTTGTAGCATTACCTTCTACTGAGAAGATAATGAGAAATTGGTAGCCATATCTAGTTATAAACAGATGAGTAAATTGAAGAGAACAGCAATGGCGTATAATATATCTCTGATCTGACAAATTTTTGCAGGATTTGTTACATCAAAGATAGCATGTTGTGGACAAGGTCCATACAATGGCATTGGCCTTTGCACACCCTTATCCAACTTGTGCCCCAACAGAGACATCTATGCATTCTGGGATCCATTCCATCCCTCAGAGAGGGCCAACAGGATCATTGTTCAGCAGATATTCTCAGGCTCCCCCCAATACATGCACCCAATGAATCTCAGTGCTGCACTGGCAATGGACACCAGCAGGACCTAAAACTGAATTATTACAATGTTCTGTCTcctgtgatttgttttgtttagTCAGAGCACCTGTGGCTGTGtatgctgtttttcttttcctttttctattttttaccAGTTACTATAGTGGTATATCACAACATTGGTgtgtaattttgaaaattctacATTAATGAAGTAATAAATTGATATAAAATAGCCCTGACTCATAAATTCATTAATTAacactggtttttttttttaagagtgAAAGTTGAATATCTACCTTTGTATATTAAAAGAAAGAGATCTTACTGTAGTTTGGTTAGTCAAAAGTTATAAATATCTCTCCTCCCaattcttctcttcttcctctttctgCCTCTGCATTCAACCCTTATCTCCctcttttttcttcatctttctttttttcccttcaattttttctttataattaatACACTAAGATTATTTTCTTACTATTTTTTTAGGTGATTACTGTTGACCATGGAGAGGTATCGCAACAATCAACTAATTTATACTGTCACTTTTTCTTCCATCAATTTTAACTCTCTAATTCAATATtttgctttttccctttttcttttcttccatcCTAATTTTTCTCAACCTGATTCCTTCTAGTACTACTAACTAGGGAAAGAAATAGGTTGGATGGGTATCGGGGAAGGGAATGTAAGTGAAAGGTGCTGAATTCAGGATCTTCcacttacacaaaaaaaaattaatataaaaaaattggtTATAGTAATCAACCAATCcagaattttaagaaaaaaattttaaaaaaaaaaaggaaagttagAATGTACCAGCACATGCAAAGGAATGGCCTCCAACTGATTTAATAATAGTGCCCAATTGACAGCACAATATTATGGTTTCCTGTCATTGAAAGTTCCATGATCCTAATGAGAATGCCAGAAAGGTGTAAATGGAATCTCAGGTACTAATTGAAGAGGTCTATGGGACACATTGAAAAGAggtagaggagaaaattaaTATTGCTTCAAGAGAAAAGAACAGTTAGTTGGATGGTGTTGAAGACAGTAATTGCTGCTTACACAACCTTAGCTGTTTAAAACTATGAAGAGGAGAAATAACAGAATACATGCAATTAGCTATAATGAATTGCACAAGGCCAAGCAGCTGAGAATTGCagaagaaatatatatatatatatatatatatatatatatatatatatatatatatatatatgtatgtatgtatatgtgtgtgtgtgtgtgtgtgtgttggtAACGAATTAACGTTTGTATTACTAATGGGCTGAGTTAGTTTATCAAACTTTATTAAGATTTTGCAATTTACAATCATAGGGGTCATTAGGAGATAATTATGCTTAATTTGGTGGACTAATCTCTTATTAGCCTGTATATAAGCAGAATCTGTGTCAGAATGTTTGAATATTCTTGACAGCGATGataatttttttggtttcttagcGGACTCTATTTTGTGTGAACTGCGATTTAGGACATATAATTACTTGCATGATTTGTCAAGACCAGAGaggcaaaatatatatatatatatatatatatatatatatatatatatatatatatatattttttttttttcttgacaataTTTGGATTCATATATGCCAACAACTACCCAGTGGATTAATTTGAGCGGCCTGTTTTGGTGGGCTCGAGCGCGCTTTGACGGCCAATTTCTCCCTTAATGGGTTTTGTTGAAGCCAACTCAGAATTTCTTCTGCTTACAGTTTGAGCCTAAAAGCCCACCCAATAGTTAGGGGGGACGGAAACGAGTATAAATGAAGCCAACATCCTGCAATTCaaacttgattattttaacaAATTTGAAACTTTGTTTAATTTAACTTGTTTACTTCTCTCGAGCCAAACTCAAATGAGCTTTTATCGAGTATAACTCAGACAGATTGTACTTTTTACATGTAAATTTTACAAATATACTAATTGGTCGAACTAAACTTGAGCcgaatttgaaaatttatgaaACGTGAAATACTattcaattttgatttgattagttGGTGAACTAAATTCGAATGGACTtttactaaattttttttttatttttattttggggGCCTCTTTAAGCAGAAAAGAGGCccccaaaattttcatatttggaGGAGCATGTTCGTAATGGTGGTAGCTTTTTGCATTTCATCTGGTAGCAGTCCTTCTTTTCCTTGGCAAAGCAAAGCAACCATTTTATGACATCTAACTTCCAAGAAATCAGAAGGTAAGCGTTCCCATACATCATACATGCTTCATTTGTGTTGGAGAAACTTGAGTTTGGCATTCATTTAAGAATTTCACATTCTAAATCTCGACTTAAGCAAAACATATTCATCTACTTAAATGTGATTTTTTATTTAGTATATATGATGTATTTGTTTATACACACATCACCCTgtgcatatacatacatataaatgtatgtatgtgtgtgtgtatatatgtataggGTTTCTCTTTTATGGCATACTTAATTATTTGAACTTTGGTAATTGATACCatcattttttcaaactttcttGTGTTCCACCTCTGCCAAACGAACAGTAATGAGCACATAGTATTTTAAGTGATAGCTTTCAGGGATCAATTTGGACTAACCTTAGGGAACGTCTctgtttcttcaaattttttgaCTGGCTTCTACAACTAGCCTCTATTCCCATCTCGCTTCTTTATGACAAAAAAGTTACCGGCTTAATGATTCCAACATAAGCCCACGTAGACTTCCACCTTGAGTAAAACTTTCTTGAATTACCTTTTAATACCTTGTCAATATAGTGATTTTTTTATACTAGCAACTTTAGATGCGTGCCACGTGCTCATAATTTGAAatgcaaatttaaatttatattatacGATATAATCTAAACCTACTAATGTAATAAAAATTATGTACCGAcagtgtttaaaaaaaattattcaactTTCTTGCCAAATATTTATTGTGTGCATTACACATAAACACGTCTTTTCCAATGTGAAATATGGAGTTTTTTTTCATAACTTTCCAATAAATTAATTACTTTGAAGAATTTTCTGTCTCACTATATTTGTTATTGTCTTTAACCACGATGATCTCCGGTCCATCCCAAAGCACTTTTGTAGCTTAGGCTTTTATTTTTACTCGCCAGCCATTAGTAACTCTACATTAGTACTTTGTACTTCAAATTCACttgacttaaaaaaaaaaactaatcttCAAATGTCATGTGAGTTCTGGGGAGGTATCTTGAGACAAAGACGCAGGGAAGATATCTGGGCCGGGATAGTGGGTTCTTCTTTAAGATCTAGTAGAAACTGCCCTACTAActtttgtgaggactcgtaaattttctttcttttataatattttattttattttcttgcatgcattttcttcattataccataatatattgattttccagagatttttataagtaagtatagttttaaatcaatttttttattataagttagttcttgagaaatttggagtgtatattggatgtggggCCCGCTA carries:
- the LOC113709616 gene encoding GDSL esterase/lipase At5g33370-like, with product MISQAELILYKSPQPSPLQPAHCNYCILSASSAKLIAISLQGIFHPTMRQSFSFSSSIFVALLLVLAVASITPRADARAFFIFGDSLVDNGNNNYLLTSARADAPPYGIDYPTHRPTGRFSNGLNIPDIISERMGMQSPLPYLAPENTGQRLLNGANFASAGVGILNDTGFQFLNIIRITKQLEYYQQFQTRVGSLIGEQQTTQLVNQGLVLITLGGNDFVNNYYLVPFSARSRQFALPDYVRYLISEYRKILMRLYELGSRKVIVTGTGPIGCVPAELAQRSRNGECSAELQHAASLFNPQLAQLISDINSQLGSNVFMAANTMAMHMDFVSNPQAFGFVTSKIACCGQGPYNGIGLCTPLSNLCPNRDIYAFWDPFHPSERANRIIVQQIFSGSPQYMHPMNLSAALAMDTSRT